One window of the Chloroflexota bacterium genome contains the following:
- a CDS encoding Nramp family divalent metal transporter, producing the protein MTLKERLLHVGRRLFLYLSILGPGLITASADNDAPGIATYSMAGSHYGYGFLWVILAVTFGEMVVQEMAARMGAVTGKGLADLIRERFGVRVVFFAMVCLLIANLGTTTAEIAGIAASAELLGLSRYIAVPIAAIFIFVVVTRGTYQRVEKVLLALCLYSVAYIGSAFLSRPPWGEVLRQTVVPNFHLETHYIVALLATVGTTITPWGCVYLQASVAEKGINSKDYHYTRLDVISGAIFGNIVSAFIIICTAATLFIHGIQVETAEQAAVALAPLAGQWAQLLFSLGLLGASLLAASVLPLSTAYAICEAFGWERGINTEFREAPLFYSLYAGMLILGGIVVLLPGIQLFPLMWLSQTLNAILLPVILVLMLRLANDRGLMGRWVNSRPTNALAWVTTVLIALVTVVLFVLQM; encoded by the coding sequence ATGACCCTCAAAGAACGCCTGCTTCACGTCGGTCGAAGGTTGTTCCTTTACCTTTCCATCCTGGGGCCGGGATTAATTACCGCCAGCGCCGATAACGACGCCCCGGGCATTGCCACCTACTCTATGGCGGGGTCTCATTACGGTTACGGTTTTCTGTGGGTGATACTCGCCGTGACATTCGGGGAAATGGTCGTCCAAGAGATGGCCGCACGAATGGGAGCAGTAACCGGGAAGGGGTTGGCCGACCTAATTCGCGAGCGGTTTGGGGTAAGGGTAGTTTTCTTTGCCATGGTTTGCTTGCTAATCGCTAATTTGGGCACAACAACAGCGGAGATTGCTGGCATCGCGGCCAGCGCGGAACTACTGGGCTTGAGCCGTTACATCGCGGTGCCCATTGCAGCGATTTTCATATTTGTGGTAGTGACCCGAGGAACATATCAGCGGGTGGAGAAGGTCTTGCTTGCCTTGTGCCTGTACTCGGTGGCATATATCGGCTCCGCTTTCTTAAGCCGCCCACCCTGGGGCGAAGTGCTCCGGCAGACCGTGGTGCCTAATTTTCACCTGGAAACCCATTATATCGTGGCCTTATTAGCGACAGTGGGGACAACGATTACACCATGGGGTTGCGTTTACCTGCAGGCTTCAGTGGCCGAGAAGGGAATAAATAGCAAGGATTACCACTACACCCGGCTGGACGTGATCAGCGGCGCGATCTTTGGCAACATTGTCTCCGCATTCATTATCATTTGCACCGCAGCGACGCTATTTATCCACGGTATCCAAGTGGAGACTGCGGAACAGGCGGCAGTGGCCCTGGCCCCACTGGCAGGCCAATGGGCGCAATTACTATTCAGCCTGGGGTTGTTGGGGGCGTCGCTTTTGGCTGCGTCGGTCCTGCCCCTTTCCACCGCCTATGCCATCTGTGAGGCTTTTGGCTGGGAACGAGGCATCAATACGGAATTCCGGGAGGCGCCACTTTTCTATTCACTTTACGCGGGGATGCTCATCTTGGGAGGCATAGTGGTACTGTTGCCAGGCATCCAATTGTTCCCCCTAATGTGGCTCTCGCAGACCCTCAATGCTATCTTGCTGCCCGTGATCCTTGTGCTGATGTTGCGCCTGGCGAATGATCGCGGACTGATGGGACGCTGGGTCAACTCACGGCCCACCAATGCCCTGGCTTGGGTAACAACCGTGCTGATCGCGTTGGTAACAGTGGTGTTATTTGTATTGCAGATGTAA